CGCGAAGCGCAGTGCGCTGCACACGGAGGAGGCGAATGACGGGAACAGCCTGGCCAACTTCAGCGATTCCCGCAACTACGCATTCCCGATTCCCAAGAACGGCTTGCAGGTGGTGTGGAACCATACGACTCGCTACCGCGGGCCGAATCAGCGCCGACTCACCGCCCAGGCGGTCCCGCAGGTCGACGGTTCCTTTACCCCGGTGACTTTCGAGGAGGACATCGCCTTTCCGCAGTTGCTCAAGGATGGCGACCCCAGCAAGAATTCGAACGTGCTGTTCTACTACAAGCAGAGCGTGACCAGCCCGGCACGCCTGGCCGGCAACGTGCTGCTGGTGCATGAAACCATCGACCAGGTGTCGGAAGGCCGCCTGGCCTGGGTCTACAACGCCGGCCAGCGCCGTGTGCGCCGTGCCCCGCAGGTCGCCTACGATGGCCCAGGCACTGCCGCCGATGGTCAGCGTACCTCGGACGACTCGGACATGTTCAACGGTGCCCCGGACCGCTACGACTGGAAGCTGATTGGCAAGAAGGAAATCTACATCCCCTACAACAACTACCAGCTGTGGTCGCCCAAGCTGAAATATTCCGAAATCATCCAGCCGGGCCATATCAACCAGGATCTGACCCGTTACGAGCTGCACCGCGTGTGGGAAGTGGAGGCTACCCTCAAGCCCGGCCAGCGCCATATCTACGCCAAGCGTCACTACTACTTCGACGAGGACACCTGGATGGCGGTCGAGTCTCAGCTGTATGACGGTCGCGGCCAGCTCTGGCGTGTCGGCGAAGGTTTTGCGGTGAACAACTACGAGCAGGGTACCGCGTTGTACGCGGCGAATACTCTGAACGACCTGATCTCCGGCCGCTATCTGGTCATGGCGCTGCAAAACGAATCCAGGCGTGGAATCGACTTTACGCTGGAGGCCAAGGCCAACGACTTCACCCCTGCGGCCCTGCGCAACGCAGGTATCCGCTAAGCCCCACGGCGCCGCCTCCCAGGGAGGGTAGGGCGGCGCCATACCTCGGACTAGTCTCCCGGCTAGTCCGAACGACCGATTGTTCCCCTCATCCCCGAATGCTCTGCTGACACCCCGACGCAGCACGAATTACAACGAAAACGGGTGTCGCCATGTCCAGTTTCTCTGCCATTGCCGCCGGTGCTCCGGTGTCCATGCCTGCTACGCAGTTGCCGCGCGAGCCGCTGCTGCAAGTCCTGCTGGAGTCTCCACGTCGTCTGAGCCTGCTCTGCGCGCCGGCCGGGTATGGCAAGAGCGCCCTGGCCCGTGCCGCCCTGGAGCGCCTGCCGGCCAGTTGCGCGCGCATCTGGCTGGATTGCGCCGACCAGCCGCTGGGCGTGACGGCCGTGTGCTCGCAGATCGCCCGTAGCCTGGGATTGCCGGAGAGCGACCCGGCCAGCGTGCTGCTGGCCCTGCAACTGCGCCGGCAGCCGCTCTGGCTGGTGCTGGACGACTACCCGCAGGCCCCCGATGCCGAGCTCGATGCCTGGGTTCAGCGTCTGCTGGGCCTGGCCGAGACGCCTCTGTACCTGCTGGTCAGTTGCCGCCAGCGCCCGGACTGGAACCTCTCGCGCCTGTTGCTCGACGAGCGCCTGTGCGAACTGGGCGCCGCGCAACTGGCCTTCAGCCGCGCGGAAAGCGATGCGCTGGCGCTCGCCCTGGGCCATGACAGCGAATGCCGCGAACGCCTGTGGGCGGCCACGCAGGGCTGGTGCGCCGGCGTGCGGCTGCTGCTCAGCGCGCGCGACGGCGTCCATGCGCCGGGCGAAGTGGCGTCCTGGCTGCGTTCCTACCTGGAGCAGGAACTTCTCGGCCGCCTCGACGCCGAGGCGGGCGACATGCTCTGCGGCCTGGCCTACCTGCCGCGCTTCAACCGCGAAATCTGCGCCGGCCTCTGGGAAGAGCAGGGCGGCGAACTGTTCGACCGCCTGCACCAGGGCCAGGGCTTCTTCCTTCCAATGGACGCCGAAGGCCGCTGCTTCCGCCTGCCGCCGCTGGTGGCCAAGGCCCTGCAGGACCACCTCCAGGGGCCTGCCCTGACCCGCCTGCGTCTGCGTGCCTGCAGCGTGCTGAGCCAGGCAGGCTGGCTGAACGAAGCCATCGAAATGGCTCTGGGCGCCGGCCAGCCGGAAGTCGCCGCCAGCTATATGGATCGCCTGGACATGGACTGGCTGTTCGCCGGCCGCCACCTGCGCCTGCTGCTGGACTGGCGCGAAAAACTCCCGGCGGCGCTGATGGAAAGCACCCCCCGGCTGATCTGCCTGAACACCCGCGCGCTGCTGTTCAGCTGGCGCCTGGACGAGGCCGAAGCCTGCATCGCGCGCCTCGGCGACTTCCTGCCGCAAGCCCAGGCCACGCGCAACCATCGCCTGCTGGCCAACTGGCTGGCCCTGCGCGGTGCGCTGGACGGCATGCACGGCCGCATGGACGATGCGCGTGAACGCTGCAGCGCCGCCCTGGCGGAACTGGACCCGCGCGACTGGCGTTCGGCGCTGCTGTGCCAGACCACCCTGGCGCGCCTGGACATGGCCTGCGGCCAGCCGCAGTCGGCGCGGCGCACCCTGCGGGAGGCCGTCGAACTGGCGCGCCGTCGGGGCTGCCTGGCCAGCGAAGTGCTGCTCGACTGTGACCGCATCCGCCTGGCGCTGCTCTGCGGCGAAGCGGGGCAGGCGCAGGCCCTGCTGGACGCTTGCTGCGAACGGGTAGCGGCGACCGGCCAGGAACATGGGCTGCTGCTCGGCCGCCTGGCCTTCCTGCGCGGTGAACTGCTCCTGCTGCAGGGCGACCTGGAAGGCGCTGGCGCCATCCTCGAAAGCGGCGTGACGCAGGCCCGCACCTGCGCCGATCCCTATATCCTGCACGGTCTGCTCGGCCTCGCCGAAGTCGCCTCGCGTGGTGGCGAGCATCTGGAAGCCGGACGCATGGTGGATGAAGCCGAACGCTGCATGCACCGCTGGCGGGTACAGCCAGCCTGCTATGCATTGCCACTGCAGGGCCTGCGTTTGCGCCTGCTGGCACGCCAGGGCCAATGGCAGCGCCTGCACCAGGAAGGCCAGGCGCTGGCGACGGAGCCGCTGGCGCCGCCGCTGCACACCCCCTCGCTGCCGCAGCGCCTGCGTTATCTGCTGGCGCTCGCCGAGGCCGGCTGCGGCGACCCCCTGGCGGCGCGCGAACGTCTGCGCCGCCTGCAGGACGAATGCCAGCGCCTGGAACTCTACGGCCTGGCCCGCGAGGCGCAGCACGCGCTGGAAAGCCTGGCCGGCGGCGTGCAGACCGAGCAACTGCCCGGCCTGCTGCCGGCAGGGCCCGCCGGCACCGCCGAGGGTTGTGGGCACGGCCTCACCGCCCGCGAGGTCACGGTGCTGCGGCTGTTGGCCGAAGGCCTGTCGAACCAGGAGATCGGTAACAGCCTGTTCATCTCGCTGAACACCGTGAAGACACACACCAAGAAGATCAACGTGAAGCTCGGCGTGCGCCGGCGTACCCAGGCCATCGTCCGCGCCAAGTCACTGGGGCTACTCGGGTGAGCGGCCGCCGCCGGCCTGCCGCAGCAGATCCACCAGCGCCCGCGCGCAGCCGGGCAGGGCCTCGTGGTCGCGTAGCAGCACGCTGCGTTCGCGAACGACCCAGGGCTCGTCCAGAGCGAGGATCTGCAGGTTCATGGTGCGGCTGTGGCGCAACGCCGCCGTTTCCGGGATGACCCCGATGCCGACACCGGCCTCGACCATCCGGCAGATGGCCTCGAAGCTGGCCACCTGGATACGCAGGTTGAGGCTGCCGCCGACGCGCTTCACCTGCTCGCGCAGGAAGCTCTGCAGGGTGCTGCCCTCGTGCAGGCCGATGTGAGCGAAGCCCAGGGTATCGGCCAGCGTCAGGTGCCGCAGACGGCCTAGCGGATGCTCCGGCGGTACCACCAGGACCAGCCGGTCGGTGCTGAAGTGCACCACCTGCAAGCCTTCGGCGCGCACCGGACCGGCAACGATGCCCAGGTCGGCGGAGCCGTCGAGGATGGCGCGGACGATGTCGCGGTTCAGGCGTTCCTGCAGGTCCACGCTGACACCGGGGCGCACCGCGAGGAAGCCGGCCAGCAGCTCGGGCAGGAACTCGGTGACCGCCGTGGTGTTGGCGAAGATGCGGATGTGCCCGACCTGGTCGCCGCCCTGTTCGCTGAAGTCATCCTTCAGATGATCCACCTGGCGCAGGATCAGCCGCGCGTGCTGCAGCAGCCGGTGGCCCGCCGGGGTCAGCTCGACGCCGCGGTTGTCGCGATACAGCAGGCGGCAGTCGAGCTGGCCCTCCAGCGCCTTGATCCGCGCGCTGGCGGCGGCGGCCGAGAGATGGGCGCGGCGCGCGCCCTGGGTAAGGCTGGGGGCTTCGGCGATGTGCGCAAAAAGCCGCAGGTCGGCCAGGTCGAAGTGCATGGGGCGGTTCTCCGCGAAACGGCAGACAGCCCCGCTAGGCTGTCAGTGTCGAAGTGGCGTTAGGATTTCCCTAACGCTGGATTATAAAAATGTATATTCAGCGAACGCAAGCCCTGTTGCATGCTCCGTTCATCAAACCTGCCAAGAGGTCCGAAATGAGCGATTCACCCTACGCCGACTGGATCGGCCGCTCCCAGGAGCGCGAGGAAGAATTGAGTACGCTGCTGGTCCGCCGCCTGGCCGTGACCCTGGCCGAAGAGGCTCCGGCTGCTGGCGAGGCGCTGCCGCCGCTGTGGCACTGGATGTTCTTCCAGGATGAAGTGATCGAGCCGGGCCTGGGCGCCGACGGCCACCCGGCGCGCGGCGGCTTCCTGCCCCCGGCCGATGGGCGCAACCGCATGTGGGCCGGCGGCCGCCTGGAGTTCCATGAGCCGCTGCGCGTCGGCGGCGTGGCGAAGCGCACCACCACTATCCTGAATGTCGAGGAAAAGCACGGCCGCACCGGCTCGTTGCTGTTCGTCACCCTGCGCCACGAATTCGTCCAGGACGGCCGCCTGGCGTTCAGCGAAGAGCAGGACATCGTCTACCGCGAGCCCAGCCCGCCCAAGCTTTCCAGCGGCGACGCAATGCCCGTCGGCGGCTGGCGCGAGGCCGTGGTGCCGTCGCCGATCCTGCTGTTCCGCTACTCCGCGCTGACCTTCAACGGCCACCGCATCCATTACGACTGGCCCTACGTCACCGAGGCCGAGGGCTACCCCGGACTGGTGGTGCACGGCCCGCTGATCGGCACCCTGAACCTGCGCGCGTTCTGCCGAGCCAACCCCAACGCACGCCTGCGCCGCTACGCCTACCGTGGCCAGCGCCCGCTGATCAGCCCCGAGCCGTTCGAAGTCGGCGGCCGCCTGAGCGGCCCCGGCAAGGCCGAAGTCTGGGCCGGCAACGGCGCCGGCATCGCCCAGCGCGGCGAAGTGGAATTCGACTGACCGCACCTTTCCCGGTGCCCCCAACAAGAAAGACATGAGGTGTTTCGATGACGTCCACCCCCGAAGAACTCCAGGCCATCCGTGACGGCGTGCGCGCCCTGTGCGCGG
This Pseudomonas sp. ATCC 13867 DNA region includes the following protein-coding sequences:
- a CDS encoding LysR substrate-binding domain-containing protein, producing MHFDLADLRLFAHIAEAPSLTQGARRAHLSAAAASARIKALEGQLDCRLLYRDNRGVELTPAGHRLLQHARLILRQVDHLKDDFSEQGGDQVGHIRIFANTTAVTEFLPELLAGFLAVRPGVSVDLQERLNRDIVRAILDGSADLGIVAGPVRAEGLQVVHFSTDRLVLVVPPEHPLGRLRHLTLADTLGFAHIGLHEGSTLQSFLREQVKRVGGSLNLRIQVASFEAICRMVEAGVGIGVIPETAALRHSRTMNLQILALDEPWVVRERSVLLRDHEALPGCARALVDLLRQAGGGRSPE
- a CDS encoding DUF1329 domain-containing protein, translated to MYMMNLMKGTILGLSLLASSVHAAVSAEEAAKLGTTLTPLGAEKAGNADGSIPAWTGGLLPGAGKVENGFLSNPFPDDKPLFVITAQNAEQYKDKLTAGQMALFKRYPDSYRMPVYVTRRTAASPQAIYDAAKRSALHTEEANDGNSLANFSDSRNYAFPIPKNGLQVVWNHTTRYRGPNQRRLTAQAVPQVDGSFTPVTFEEDIAFPQLLKDGDPSKNSNVLFYYKQSVTSPARLAGNVLLVHETIDQVSEGRLAWVYNAGQRRVRRAPQVAYDGPGTAADGQRTSDDSDMFNGAPDRYDWKLIGKKEIYIPYNNYQLWSPKLKYSEIIQPGHINQDLTRYELHRVWEVEATLKPGQRHIYAKRHYYFDEDTWMAVESQLYDGRGQLWRVGEGFAVNNYEQGTALYAANTLNDLISGRYLVMALQNESRRGIDFTLEAKANDFTPAALRNAGIR
- a CDS encoding FAS1-like dehydratase domain-containing protein, which translates into the protein MSDSPYADWIGRSQEREEELSTLLVRRLAVTLAEEAPAAGEALPPLWHWMFFQDEVIEPGLGADGHPARGGFLPPADGRNRMWAGGRLEFHEPLRVGGVAKRTTTILNVEEKHGRTGSLLFVTLRHEFVQDGRLAFSEEQDIVYREPSPPKLSSGDAMPVGGWREAVVPSPILLFRYSALTFNGHRIHYDWPYVTEAEGYPGLVVHGPLIGTLNLRAFCRANPNARLRRYAYRGQRPLISPEPFEVGGRLSGPGKAEVWAGNGAGIAQRGEVEFD
- a CDS encoding LuxR C-terminal-related transcriptional regulator gives rise to the protein MSSFSAIAAGAPVSMPATQLPREPLLQVLLESPRRLSLLCAPAGYGKSALARAALERLPASCARIWLDCADQPLGVTAVCSQIARSLGLPESDPASVLLALQLRRQPLWLVLDDYPQAPDAELDAWVQRLLGLAETPLYLLVSCRQRPDWNLSRLLLDERLCELGAAQLAFSRAESDALALALGHDSECRERLWAATQGWCAGVRLLLSARDGVHAPGEVASWLRSYLEQELLGRLDAEAGDMLCGLAYLPRFNREICAGLWEEQGGELFDRLHQGQGFFLPMDAEGRCFRLPPLVAKALQDHLQGPALTRLRLRACSVLSQAGWLNEAIEMALGAGQPEVAASYMDRLDMDWLFAGRHLRLLLDWREKLPAALMESTPRLICLNTRALLFSWRLDEAEACIARLGDFLPQAQATRNHRLLANWLALRGALDGMHGRMDDARERCSAALAELDPRDWRSALLCQTTLARLDMACGQPQSARRTLREAVELARRRGCLASEVLLDCDRIRLALLCGEAGQAQALLDACCERVAATGQEHGLLLGRLAFLRGELLLLQGDLEGAGAILESGVTQARTCADPYILHGLLGLAEVASRGGEHLEAGRMVDEAERCMHRWRVQPACYALPLQGLRLRLLARQGQWQRLHQEGQALATEPLAPPLHTPSLPQRLRYLLALAEAGCGDPLAARERLRRLQDECQRLELYGLAREAQHALESLAGGVQTEQLPGLLPAGPAGTAEGCGHGLTAREVTVLRLLAEGLSNQEIGNSLFISLNTVKTHTKKINVKLGVRRRTQAIVRAKSLGLLG